From the Pirellulales bacterium genome, one window contains:
- the infA gene encoding translation initiation factor IF-1, with amino-acid sequence MAQKEEALEVEGVVTQALANTRFRVTIEGGHTVIAHVAGKMRKNFIRIVPGDKVRVELSPYDLSKGRITFRER; translated from the coding sequence ATGGCCCAAAAAGAAGAAGCATTGGAAGTCGAAGGCGTGGTGACGCAAGCCTTGGCGAACACCCGGTTCCGCGTCACCATCGAGGGTGGACACACCGTGATCGCCCATGTCGCCGGCAAAATGCGCAAAAACTTCATTCGCATTGTTCCCGGCGACAAGGTGCGCGTCGAGTTGTCGCCCTACGACCTCTCGAAGGGCCGCATCACGTTCCGCGAACGCTAA
- a CDS encoding alpha/beta fold hydrolase, translating to MLKNVTDVFPLTGMQQMMLVRTLRDPQSSLFVERLSATMEGRLDLAIMRQAWQRAAELHPALRTAIVWQGLDRPLQVVRERVDLPLVEHDVRGLSATEQERRLTERSAAAAQPFDLGSAPLVRLDVFRLADDRYRFFCHAHHLLFDGWSLAILVGEVLEFYRRLATGQPVTLRPPRGFRDYVAWLQKQDERAAQDFWQNKLAGFRAPTPIGFRRATASNAERGQISLAARLAPPDAAQLKDWLRQRQLTLSTLLHGAWAITLARHSGQREVAFGTTVSGRPADLPGVDVMVGPFINNVPLRVRFAGQKVLDWLKQVQSGLGELTGFQHTPLVDIERWSDLDGHARLFESLVVLENYPRAIAALESLPDLRLSDFRGTATTTYPLSLVARPQEASFDLCYDRRRFSPDEAEVLLREFEHLVVQLPEREDELVDSLLAGPPQAAGAVSPALWDATSLAEATAATAERASAEYVAPRDAVERTLAAMWCGLTGREKVGVRDNFFELGGDSLMAVRLMAEVEREFGRKLPLVWLFQDPTIERLADVLRSGDQPAICLVPIRPRRAGSRPPLFCAHPAGGTVFCYRELARLLPDDRPVYGLQARGIDGREPPRARLEEMAADYVAEVRKLQPVGPYWLLGWSLGGLIAFEMGRQLAAQGQRAALVAIIDAGMIRPGDTFDEHDFVPMLLQLFPEDLRPTEEEFKNLKADEQLDFFRVRAERARLVAVNDSPIEDQHVFQVFQANMSALLDYRPEPFAGKLTLFRARRDATPMHREQLMGWGPWALGGVDEHRIEGEHVNLFREPYISQLAQEIRMALDAEPSP from the coding sequence ATGCTCAAGAACGTAACGGATGTCTTTCCCCTCACCGGCATGCAGCAGATGATGCTGGTGCGGACACTTCGCGATCCGCAATCGTCGCTCTTCGTCGAGCGGCTCAGTGCCACGATGGAAGGGCGGCTCGACCTGGCGATCATGCGGCAAGCGTGGCAGCGGGCGGCCGAACTGCACCCGGCCCTGCGGACGGCGATCGTCTGGCAGGGGCTCGACCGGCCGCTGCAAGTCGTGCGCGAACGGGTCGATTTGCCCTTGGTCGAGCACGACGTTCGCGGGCTCTCCGCGACGGAACAGGAACGCCGCCTGACCGAGCGGTCGGCCGCCGCCGCACAGCCGTTCGATCTCGGTTCCGCGCCTTTGGTGCGGCTCGACGTGTTTCGATTGGCCGACGACCGTTACCGGTTCTTCTGCCATGCCCATCATCTGCTGTTCGATGGCTGGAGCCTGGCCATTCTTGTAGGCGAGGTTTTAGAGTTCTACCGCCGCCTCGCGACCGGGCAGCCCGTGACCCTTCGCCCACCGCGGGGATTTCGCGACTACGTAGCCTGGCTGCAAAAGCAGGACGAACGCGCGGCACAGGATTTTTGGCAAAACAAGCTGGCCGGTTTTCGCGCGCCCACGCCCATCGGCTTTCGGCGGGCCACGGCGAGCAATGCAGAGCGCGGGCAGATTTCGCTCGCCGCGCGGCTTGCGCCGCCCGATGCCGCCCAGCTCAAAGACTGGCTCCGGCAGCGGCAACTGACCCTGAGTACGCTGCTGCACGGCGCCTGGGCGATCACGCTGGCCCGGCATAGCGGCCAGCGCGAGGTGGCGTTTGGCACGACGGTGTCGGGCCGTCCGGCCGACCTGCCGGGCGTCGACGTCATGGTCGGGCCGTTCATCAACAACGTCCCCTTGCGGGTCCGCTTCGCCGGCCAGAAGGTGCTCGATTGGCTCAAGCAGGTGCAAAGCGGCCTGGGCGAGTTGACCGGCTTTCAGCACACGCCGCTGGTCGACATCGAACGCTGGAGCGACTTGGACGGTCACGCGCGGCTGTTCGAGAGCCTGGTCGTGCTGGAGAACTACCCGCGCGCCATCGCGGCCCTGGAATCGCTGCCGGACCTGCGCCTCAGCGATTTTCGGGGCACGGCCACGACGACCTATCCGTTGTCGCTGGTGGCGCGGCCCCAAGAGGCTTCGTTCGACCTTTGCTACGATCGCCGACGGTTCTCGCCCGATGAAGCAGAGGTCTTGCTGCGCGAGTTCGAACACCTGGTCGTGCAGCTTCCGGAGCGCGAAGACGAACTGGTGGACAGCCTTCTCGCCGGACCACCGCAGGCCGCGGGAGCGGTTTCGCCCGCTCTCTGGGACGCGACTTCGCTGGCGGAAGCCACGGCGGCGACGGCCGAGCGGGCTTCCGCCGAATACGTCGCGCCGCGCGACGCGGTCGAGCGCACGCTGGCGGCGATGTGGTGCGGCCTGACCGGCCGGGAAAAAGTGGGCGTGCGCGACAACTTCTTTGAGTTGGGCGGCGACTCGTTGATGGCCGTGCGCTTGATGGCCGAGGTCGAACGGGAGTTCGGCCGCAAGCTGCCGCTGGTATGGCTGTTTCAGGATCCGACGATCGAGCGCCTGGCCGACGTGCTGCGTTCGGGCGACCAGCCGGCGATTTGCCTGGTGCCGATTCGGCCGCGCCGCGCCGGCTCACGGCCGCCCTTGTTCTGCGCGCACCCGGCGGGTGGCACGGTGTTTTGCTATCGCGAGCTGGCCCGGCTGCTGCCCGACGATCGGCCGGTTTACGGTTTGCAGGCCCGCGGCATCGACGGCCGCGAGCCGCCTCGTGCCCGGTTGGAGGAGATGGCGGCCGACTACGTGGCCGAGGTCCGCAAGCTTCAGCCCGTCGGTCCCTATTGGCTGCTCGGTTGGTCGCTGGGCGGCTTGATCGCCTTCGAGATGGGCCGTCAGCTTGCCGCGCAGGGACAGCGGGCGGCGCTGGTGGCGATCATCGACGCGGGCATGATCCGGCCGGGCGACACGTTCGACGAACACGACTTCGTACCGATGCTGTTGCAGCTTTTTCCCGAAGACCTGCGGCCCACCGAAGAAGAATTCAAGAACCTCAAGGCCGACGAGCAACTCGACTTTTTCCGCGTGCGGGCCGAGCGGGCCAGGCTGGTGGCTGTGAATGACAGCCCGATCGAAGACCAGCACGTGTTCCAGGTGTTCCAGGCGAACATGAGCGCGCTTTTGGACTATCGTCCCGAGCCGTTTGCCGGCAAGCTGACGCTGTTTCGCGCCCGGCGGGATGCCACGCCGATGCATCGCGAGCAGCTCATGGGTTGGGGGCCGTGGGCCTTGGGCGGCGTCGACGAGCACCGCATCGAGGGCGAGCACGTGAACCTGTTCCGCGAGCCCTACATCAGCCAGTTGGCCCAGGAAATTCGCATGGCGCTGGATGCGGAACCGTCACCGTAA
- a CDS encoding TauD/TfdA family dioxygenase, translating to MNLFPIVWDNGLSVLEVGRLLQEKGIALIKAAPGDAEGRELRHIVGRLGTAEEHDRLGRVVWDIRYDALAAAQGATASLTMEPLPFHTDGAFQNPSPRFLAQYVVREDRFGGGKTLLVEVASVLRRLSADTLGILRSKHFRFYAPAEYANGIPHHDAPILFGDGLLRYRRAIIDEDAHGGAKAVLDELDAAISAVEPTALPLRSGDILLLDNARFLHARTELRDPERHLLRMRFSRPTRGPTAIGADSPSN from the coding sequence ATGAATTTATTCCCAATCGTTTGGGACAACGGACTCAGCGTCCTCGAAGTGGGGCGGCTCTTGCAAGAAAAAGGCATCGCCCTGATCAAGGCGGCGCCGGGCGACGCGGAAGGCCGTGAGTTGCGCCACATCGTCGGACGTCTGGGGACGGCTGAGGAGCACGACCGACTCGGCCGAGTTGTCTGGGACATCCGCTATGATGCTCTGGCCGCGGCACAAGGGGCGACGGCGTCGCTGACGATGGAGCCGTTGCCGTTTCACACCGACGGCGCCTTCCAAAATCCCTCGCCTCGCTTCTTGGCGCAGTACGTCGTGCGCGAAGACCGCTTCGGGGGCGGCAAAACGCTGCTCGTCGAGGTCGCGTCGGTTCTGCGCCGACTTTCGGCAGATACGCTCGGCATTTTGAGATCGAAACATTTCCGCTTCTATGCTCCCGCCGAATATGCCAACGGCATCCCGCACCACGACGCGCCCATTCTCTTTGGAGACGGGCTGCTGCGCTATCGCCGCGCGATCATCGACGAAGACGCGCACGGGGGTGCCAAAGCGGTCCTGGACGAGCTCGACGCCGCCATCAGCGCCGTCGAGCCGACGGCTCTGCCGTTGCGGTCCGGCGACATTCTGCTGCTGGACAACGCGCGGTTCCTGCACGCCCGCACCGAGTTGCGCGATCCCGAGCGCCACCTGTTGCGGATGCGTTTTTCCCGCCCAACTCGCGGTCCCACGGCCATCGGTGCGGATTCTCCGTCGAATTGA
- a CDS encoding Gfo/Idh/MocA family oxidoreductase: protein MHSFSRRTFLAGSTLALTDMARAAGPTKRTKIKIGQIGVGHAHAGKLAVYRRSPDYEVVGLVEPDDDLRLRAANQAAFQGLPWMTPEQLLNVPGLEAVLVETRVRDLLPAAETCVAAGKHVHLDKPAGESLPRYRRILQAAAKQKLLVQMGYMLRYNPAVVLLGELLARGWLGEPFEVSAIMSKVVAPDVRRELANYPGGMMFELGCHVIDLVIAVLGKPERVTPFPRHTSRLDDGLMDNMLAVLEYPKATATVRASALEVDGFARRQLTVCGSEGTFHIQPLEPPAARVAFSQARGDYRAGYQEVRVAKYERYVADASDMAAILRGEKQADFSYDHDLSVQETVLRASNLPVT, encoded by the coding sequence ATGCACAGCTTCTCTCGCCGCACATTCCTGGCCGGTTCGACGCTCGCCTTGACCGACATGGCCCGCGCCGCCGGACCGACCAAAAGAACGAAGATCAAGATCGGCCAGATCGGCGTCGGCCATGCCCACGCCGGCAAACTCGCCGTCTATCGCCGGTCGCCCGACTATGAAGTCGTGGGCCTCGTCGAGCCTGACGACGATTTGCGCCTGCGGGCCGCGAACCAGGCCGCGTTTCAGGGGTTGCCTTGGATGACCCCGGAGCAACTGCTGAACGTGCCGGGCCTCGAAGCGGTGCTGGTCGAGACCCGCGTCCGCGACCTGCTGCCGGCCGCCGAAACCTGCGTCGCCGCCGGCAAACACGTTCACCTCGACAAGCCGGCCGGCGAATCGCTGCCGCGGTATCGGCGGATCCTGCAGGCTGCCGCCAAACAAAAGCTGCTTGTGCAAATGGGCTATATGCTGCGGTACAATCCGGCCGTCGTGCTGCTGGGCGAACTGCTCGCCCGTGGTTGGCTGGGCGAGCCCTTCGAGGTCTCGGCGATCATGAGCAAGGTCGTCGCGCCCGACGTTCGGCGCGAGCTGGCCAACTATCCGGGCGGCATGATGTTCGAGCTCGGCTGCCACGTGATCGACTTGGTGATCGCGGTGCTGGGCAAGCCCGAACGGGTGACGCCGTTTCCGCGCCATACGTCTCGGCTCGACGATGGACTGATGGACAACATGCTGGCCGTGCTTGAATATCCCAAAGCCACGGCGACGGTGCGGGCCAGCGCTTTGGAAGTCGACGGTTTTGCGCGGCGGCAATTGACGGTCTGCGGCAGCGAAGGGACGTTCCATATTCAGCCGCTGGAACCGCCCGCCGCACGGGTGGCGTTTTCCCAGGCCCGCGGCGACTATCGGGCCGGCTATCAGGAGGTCCGCGTGGCGAAATACGAACGCTACGTGGCCGACGCGTCCGACATGGCGGCGATTCTTCGCGGCGAGAAACAGGCCGATTTTTCCTACGATCACGACTTGTCCGTGCAAGAAACCGTGCTGCGGGCCAGCAATTTGCCTGTGACTTGA
- a CDS encoding Uma2 family endonuclease → MLRKANSPTGWMKLFDVPPKSGERIASEFGAERLRYDPDTETLALPSRMRGVTWEQYDTLLKALPDHRLRHTYDRGFLEIMPPSQKHDKLKRVIGGFIEQMALSLGILFEPFGSATYRRRSAESGLEPDETYYIANASAMQGKFDYNPRRDPPPDLVVEVDLRRPSSRRMRIYAALRVPEVWKYDGQAMRFFALGAKGKYEEVEQSLSFPFVAPADLDRFLARLASEPSNDVFHAFTKWAKAEHRKLVARKPRKKKGP, encoded by the coding sequence ATGTTGCGAAAAGCGAACTCCCCCACGGGTTGGATGAAACTGTTCGACGTGCCGCCCAAGTCAGGCGAGAGAATAGCATCCGAATTTGGCGCCGAGAGGCTGCGCTACGACCCCGATACGGAAACCCTCGCCCTGCCCTCGCGCATGCGGGGAGTGACATGGGAGCAGTACGACACCTTGCTCAAAGCGCTGCCCGATCACAGGCTGCGGCATACCTACGACCGAGGGTTTCTCGAGATCATGCCGCCATCCCAGAAGCATGACAAGCTGAAGAGAGTCATTGGGGGGTTCATCGAGCAGATGGCCCTTTCGCTCGGTATCCTATTCGAGCCCTTCGGATCCGCAACCTATCGGCGGAGGTCCGCGGAAAGCGGCCTCGAGCCGGATGAAACGTATTACATCGCGAACGCATCAGCGATGCAGGGCAAGTTCGACTACAACCCGCGGCGCGACCCGCCGCCGGACCTGGTCGTCGAGGTCGACTTGCGACGACCGTCGAGCCGACGCATGCGCATTTACGCGGCACTCCGCGTCCCGGAGGTCTGGAAATACGACGGTCAGGCGATGCGATTCTTTGCTCTTGGGGCCAAGGGTAAATACGAGGAAGTCGAGCAAAGCCTCTCGTTTCCGTTCGTCGCTCCGGCCGATCTGGACCGCTTTCTCGCTCGGCTCGCCAGCGAACCAAGCAATGACGTGTTTCACGCCTTCACAAAATGGGCGAAAGCGGAACATCGGAAACTCGTCGCCCGAAAACCGCGGAAGAAGAAAGGTCCCTAA
- a CDS encoding MbcA/ParS/Xre antitoxin family protein: protein MDVDSDEKCEIGCLVRDIVDDPAKWMDTPNDQLGGRKPHEFVGTPQERLLRELLRSIKHGMPT, encoded by the coding sequence ATGGACGTTGATTCAGACGAAAAGTGCGAGATTGGTTGTCTTGTCCGCGATATCGTCGACGATCCGGCCAAATGGATGGATACGCCGAACGATCAGCTTGGCGGCCGCAAACCCCATGAGTTCGTCGGCACCCCCCAGGAACGCCTGCTCAGAGAACTGTTGAGGTCCATTAAGCATGGAATGCCCACATGA
- a CDS encoding redoxin domain-containing protein, giving the protein MRALVVSFLVLFAATTASSAEKPASPVGKQIEDFKLQDYLGTGHRLADLKDKQAVVVAFLGTECPLCLHYGPRLAELAKEYEPKGVAFVGIDSNQQDSLEEIAHYVRVHKIDFTLLKDPGNAVADQFGAVRTPEVFLLDGQRTVRYWGRIDDQFGVGYARPAPEHRELAEAIDAVLAGKEVASPVTKAVGCHVGRVRRKPPTGDITYAKHVAPILNAHCVRCHRQGEIGPFTLTKYEDVVGWTETIREVIAERRMPPWHANPQFGHFRNDASLSEADQKLIFQWLDNGAPEGDPADLPPPPEFVEGWRIPRPDLVLSMPKPFTVPAKGVVQYQHFVTDASFDEDKWVRAAEVRPGNRAVVHHLVLYFVPPGTEKMRGEAVIFNSLAGYAPGMPATVLPPGLAKRVPKGSKLIIQCHYTPNGSEQTDQSTAGIVFADPATVKQQLNTEMCLNFKLNIPPGEKNYRAEAEHRFDQDTYLYSLLPHMHLRGKSFRFEARYPDGRNETLVDVPRYDFNWQNSYVLAERKRMPEGTVMHGTAIFDNSADNLTNPDPTATVRWGDQTWEEMMVGTFETTRADQDLSLGTPTAKRLDSGDYEVSFAYRPNVEAREVYLAGEFNEWQPTGHKMDGPDAEGRYTTTLVLKPGMHEYKYVIDGSRWRADPGNPNQNGLYHNSVLRLGEGR; this is encoded by the coding sequence ATGCGAGCGCTGGTTGTGTCTTTCTTGGTACTTTTCGCGGCGACGACGGCGAGCTCCGCCGAAAAGCCGGCGTCGCCCGTCGGCAAGCAGATCGAAGACTTCAAGCTGCAAGACTATCTTGGCACGGGGCACCGGCTCGCCGACTTGAAAGACAAGCAGGCGGTCGTCGTCGCGTTCCTCGGCACCGAATGCCCGCTCTGCCTGCATTATGGTCCACGATTGGCGGAGCTGGCCAAGGAATACGAACCCAAGGGCGTGGCGTTTGTCGGCATCGACTCGAATCAGCAAGACTCGCTCGAAGAGATCGCCCATTACGTCCGCGTCCACAAGATCGACTTCACACTGTTGAAAGACCCCGGCAATGCCGTGGCCGACCAGTTCGGCGCGGTGCGTACGCCGGAGGTTTTTCTGCTCGACGGCCAGCGGACCGTGCGTTATTGGGGCCGCATCGACGACCAGTTCGGCGTCGGCTATGCCCGGCCTGCGCCCGAGCATCGCGAGCTGGCCGAGGCGATCGACGCCGTGCTGGCGGGAAAAGAAGTCGCCAGCCCCGTCACGAAGGCGGTCGGCTGTCACGTTGGCCGCGTCCGCCGAAAGCCGCCCACCGGCGACATCACCTACGCCAAGCACGTCGCGCCGATTCTCAACGCCCACTGCGTGCGCTGCCATCGTCAGGGCGAGATCGGCCCCTTCACGCTCACCAAGTATGAAGACGTCGTCGGCTGGACCGAAACGATCCGCGAAGTGATCGCCGAGCGGCGCATGCCTCCCTGGCACGCCAATCCCCAATTCGGCCATTTTCGCAATGACGCCAGTTTGTCGGAAGCCGACCAGAAGCTGATCTTCCAATGGCTCGATAACGGCGCTCCCGAAGGCGATCCGGCCGACCTGCCTCCGCCGCCGGAGTTTGTCGAAGGCTGGCGGATTCCGCGGCCCGATCTCGTGCTGTCGATGCCCAAGCCGTTTACCGTGCCGGCCAAAGGCGTGGTGCAATATCAGCATTTCGTGACCGACGCGAGCTTTGACGAAGACAAGTGGGTCCGGGCGGCGGAAGTGCGGCCGGGCAACCGGGCCGTGGTCCATCATTTGGTGTTGTATTTTGTTCCACCGGGAACCGAGAAGATGCGTGGTGAGGCGGTGATTTTCAATTCGCTGGCCGGCTACGCGCCGGGCATGCCCGCCACGGTCTTGCCGCCCGGCCTCGCCAAGCGAGTTCCCAAAGGCTCGAAGCTCATCATCCAATGCCACTATACGCCCAATGGCAGCGAGCAGACCGACCAGAGCACGGCGGGTATCGTGTTCGCCGACCCGGCCACCGTCAAGCAGCAGTTGAACACGGAAATGTGCCTGAACTTCAAGCTGAACATCCCGCCGGGCGAAAAGAACTACCGGGCCGAGGCCGAGCATCGCTTCGACCAGGACACCTACCTCTATTCGCTGTTGCCGCACATGCACCTGCGCGGCAAGTCGTTCCGCTTCGAAGCCCGTTACCCTGACGGCCGCAACGAAACGCTCGTCGATGTTCCGCGTTACGACTTCAACTGGCAGAACTCATACGTGCTGGCCGAGCGGAAGCGGATGCCCGAAGGGACGGTGATGCACGGCACGGCGATCTTCGACAACTCGGCCGACAATCTGACGAACCCCGACCCGACGGCCACCGTGCGGTGGGGCGATCAGACCTGGGAAGAGATGATGGTCGGCACGTTCGAAACCACCCGTGCCGACCAGGATCTTTCGCTCGGCACGCCTACGGCGAAGCGACTCGATAGCGGCGACTACGAAGTGAGTTTCGCCTATCGCCCGAATGTGGAAGCCCGCGAGGTCTATCTGGCCGGCGAGTTCAATGAGTGGCAGCCGACCGGCCATAAGATGGACGGCCCCGACGCCGAAGGTCGCTACACGACCACGCTCGTCCTCAAGCCCGGCATGCACGAGTACAAGTACGTCATCGACGGCAGCCGCTGGCGCGCCGATCCGGGCAACCCGAACCAGAACGGCCTATACCACAACAGCGTGCTGCGGCTGGGCGAGGGGCGATAG
- a CDS encoding Uma2 family endonuclease gives MRHASVAGTRWVDIYFVPRKSHDRIAAAFGSERLRYDPRTETLSLPSRMRGVTWEQYDALLKALPDHRLRHTYDRGFLEMMSPSDRHEKLSYVIGRFIEEMSWSIGIRVEGFGSATRRRRSLRRGLEPDETYFIANEPAMRGRFDFNAERDPPPDLVIEVDLRRPSKRRMRIYAALQIPEIWKHDGKITRFFALREGDYHEVTQSLSYPFLSPDDIDRFLARLPNEPTEDVVHAFGKWAKAEHRKTAGRKPRKKKA, from the coding sequence ATGCGACACGCGTCGGTAGCGGGCACGCGATGGGTGGATATTTACTTTGTGCCGCGTAAATCACACGATCGGATCGCAGCCGCATTCGGGTCGGAGAGGCTGCGCTACGATCCCCGCACGGAAACGCTGTCTTTGCCCTCTCGCATGCGCGGTGTTACTTGGGAGCAATACGATGCCCTTCTTAAGGCATTGCCTGATCATCGCCTTCGGCACACCTACGATCGAGGCTTCCTCGAGATGATGTCACCCTCGGATAGACATGAAAAACTTTCGTACGTGATCGGACGATTCATCGAGGAAATGAGTTGGTCGATAGGAATACGCGTGGAGGGCTTCGGTAGCGCGACAAGGCGGCGGCGATCATTGCGTCGGGGCCTCGAACCAGATGAAACCTATTTCATTGCCAACGAGCCGGCCATGCGGGGGCGTTTCGACTTCAACGCAGAACGCGATCCGCCGCCTGACCTGGTCATCGAAGTTGACTTGCGGCGGCCGTCGAAGCGCCGCATGCGAATCTATGCGGCATTGCAAATCCCGGAAATTTGGAAGCATGACGGCAAGATAACGCGTTTTTTCGCGCTGCGAGAGGGCGATTATCATGAAGTCACCCAGAGTCTCTCGTATCCATTCCTCAGTCCTGACGACATTGACCGCTTTCTCGCCCGGCTGCCCAACGAACCAACCGAGGACGTGGTTCACGCATTCGGCAAATGGGCAAAAGCGGAACACAGGAAGACCGCCGGCCGCAAACCGAGAAAAAAGAAAGCGTAG